One genomic segment of uncultured Desulfobacter sp. includes these proteins:
- a CDS encoding ATP-binding protein, with translation MSQKASYNSLEQRIKELELENATLRQEIGTVKNSRTIDTDFGSTPADLATVINQKIERERELLLAAVEQFPETVYITNSKGIIEYINPAFEKLTGFSREECIGKDICMFRDSKHDSQFNINLRSIISSGRVWRGHAEFKKKDNSLFTMHITISSVKDKKGVITNYVGVQRNSSNEIELNEKMAQVQKLEALGTLAGGIAHDFNNMLFPILANAEILLLKNAAFDNETKEIVTQIYESALQAKELVQQILNFSRHKKIERQPLQIQNCISTVLTLMKSGIPRNISIVKNVDPSCSPVNADPTQVHQIIMNLVSNGVHAIGHKGGVIKISLMPVNVSQSDSNAKVKPGNYICLNVSDTGGGMSKEVMNHIFEPFYTTRGNENGTGMGLSVVYGIVKDMDGGIKVRSRLGKGSEFRLYFPNFSEKSVASKFFHMPALNDVIDIRYQIHVLFVDDEDIILRVAKSMLDRLGCQTTTMTDPLEAMARFKKEPFTYDLVITDLYMPHMNGDCLAENIREIRPDTPIFLCTGFSDDITLDMMAQKGIKAVLSKPLSIKEMSDKIGKSFQSKTSVKN, from the coding sequence ATGTCTCAAAAGGCGTCATACAACAGTTTAGAACAACGGATAAAAGAGCTTGAGCTTGAAAATGCCACCCTGAGACAAGAGATCGGTACGGTTAAAAATTCCCGGACCATTGATACAGATTTCGGCTCTACACCTGCTGACTTAGCGACTGTAATCAATCAAAAAATTGAAAGAGAAAGAGAATTACTGCTCGCCGCAGTAGAGCAATTTCCTGAAACGGTTTACATTACAAATTCCAAAGGAATTATTGAATATATCAATCCTGCCTTTGAAAAGCTGACGGGATTTTCCAGGGAAGAGTGCATTGGCAAGGATATCTGCATGTTTAGAGACAGCAAACATGACAGCCAGTTTAATATCAACCTGCGGTCCATCATCAGTTCCGGGCGGGTATGGAGGGGTCATGCTGAATTTAAAAAGAAAGACAATTCTCTTTTTACAATGCACATTACCATATCTTCGGTAAAGGATAAAAAGGGTGTTATTACCAACTATGTTGGTGTACAGCGGAATAGCTCCAATGAAATTGAGCTCAATGAAAAAATGGCTCAGGTCCAAAAACTTGAAGCCCTTGGCACCCTGGCCGGTGGTATAGCCCATGATTTTAACAATATGCTGTTTCCTATTTTGGCAAATGCAGAAATTCTGCTTCTTAAAAACGCTGCTTTTGACAATGAAACCAAAGAAATTGTGACACAAATTTATGAAAGCGCCCTGCAAGCAAAAGAGCTTGTCCAGCAGATCTTAAATTTTTCCCGTCACAAAAAAATTGAAAGACAGCCGTTACAGATACAAAACTGCATAAGCACTGTGCTCACGCTGATGAAGTCCGGTATTCCACGCAATATTTCAATAGTAAAGAATGTAGATCCAAGTTGTTCTCCTGTTAATGCGGATCCCACCCAAGTACACCAGATCATAATGAATTTGGTTAGCAATGGCGTGCATGCCATAGGCCATAAAGGAGGCGTAATTAAAATTTCATTGATGCCTGTGAATGTTTCTCAATCCGATTCCAACGCCAAGGTCAAGCCGGGAAATTATATCTGTTTGAATGTTTCCGATACAGGGGGGGGGATGTCAAAGGAGGTGATGAACCATATTTTTGAACCGTTTTATACAACTAGAGGCAATGAGAATGGAACCGGCATGGGACTGTCTGTTGTTTATGGTATCGTTAAAGATATGGATGGCGGCATAAAGGTACGCAGCCGATTGGGCAAGGGAAGTGAGTTCAGGTTATATTTCCCAAACTTTTCGGAAAAAAGCGTTGCTTCAAAGTTTTTTCACATGCCTGCCTTAAATGATGTAATCGATATTAGGTATCAAATCCATGTCCTTTTTGTGGATGATGAAGATATCATTCTAAGAGTAGCAAAGTCCATGCTGGATCGTTTAGGGTGTCAAACCACAACGATGACGGATCCTTTGGAAGCCATGGCGCGTTTCAAAAAAGAGCCCTTTACCTATGACCTTGTAATTACGGATCTGTATATGCCGCATATGAATGGGGATTGTCTGGCGGAAAATATAAGAGAAATTCGCCCGGATACCCCTATTTTTCTTTGTACGGGATTCAGTGATGATATTACTTTGGATATGATGGCGCAAAAAGGTATCAAGGCTGTGTTATCCAAACCCCTTTCCATAAAAGAGATGTCTGATAAAATTGGAAAAAGTTTTCAGTCAAAGACGTCTGTTAAAAATTAG
- a CDS encoding ankyrin repeat domain-containing protein: protein MPTIKNYSYFKCFCFVLMKLLIFTGSLTAQIDKETATKKLLFLSKNVSDRDLEYIERLLQAGADVNTADKEGRTPLYWASQQGRTKIVRLLLKANADVNATRIDGTTPIYMPAYRGHIEVVELLLEAHANANVAYHEDNITPLLAATQNGHTEIVKLLLEAKANPNIAAQNGMTPLIIASFIGHTDIVKLLLEANAKINAVSNEGLTPLLAASENGHTEVEKLLIEAKADTTDSF from the coding sequence ATGCCAACAATAAAAAATTATTCCTATTTTAAATGCTTTTGTTTTGTTTTGATGAAACTACTTATTTTTACAGGCTCATTAACGGCACAAATCGATAAAGAAACTGCAACTAAAAAATTACTGTTTCTCTCCAAAAATGTTTCTGATAGGGATTTAGAGTATATCGAAAGATTACTACAAGCTGGTGCTGATGTTAATACGGCTGACAAAGAAGGTAGGACGCCGCTTTATTGGGCCTCCCAACAAGGGCGCACCAAGATTGTAAGACTATTACTAAAAGCAAATGCGGATGTTAATGCGACAAGAATAGATGGTACAACCCCTATTTATATGCCAGCTTATAGGGGGCATATTGAAGTCGTAGAACTATTGTTAGAAGCACATGCTAATGCCAATGTCGCTTATCATGAAGATAATATAACTCCACTTCTTGCTGCGACACAGAACGGCCATACTGAAATTGTGAAATTATTGCTTGAAGCAAAGGCGAATCCGAATATTGCAGCCCAAAATGGTATGACCCCACTCATAATCGCATCCTTTATTGGGCATACTGATATAGTAAAGTTATTATTGGAAGCAAACGCAAAGATTAATGCCGTTTCTAATGAGGGGCTTACTCCCCTTTTAGCGGCATCAGAAAATGGACATACTGAGGTTGAAAAATTATTAATAGAGGCTAAAGCGGATACTACAGATAGTTTTTGA
- a CDS encoding ABC transporter substrate-binding protein, with protein sequence MKIIRTLILFAFIFFAISVFTQQTLAFDDLSATQALKVKIDAILDVLNTPEFKGDEKKEVRRQKIRDIVLHGFDFGRMAQSSLGKHWRGRTPEEKQAFTVRFQALIENTYINKLETYTNEKVVYFNEQRKTKKDREYAKVQTQVITSDGTEIPIAYMMYRQGKDPWLVFDINIEGVSMVNNYRAQFGEFLDQKSFSELLKDIEAKNISE encoded by the coding sequence ATGAAAATAATCAGAACGCTGATTTTATTTGCATTCATATTTTTTGCAATTTCTGTTTTTACTCAACAGACATTGGCTTTTGACGACTTATCAGCCACACAGGCCCTAAAGGTCAAGATTGACGCCATTCTTGATGTGCTTAACACACCGGAATTTAAAGGGGATGAGAAAAAAGAGGTCCGCAGGCAAAAAATCCGTGATATTGTCCTGCACGGTTTTGATTTTGGGCGTATGGCCCAGTCCAGTCTTGGGAAACACTGGAGAGGGCGAACCCCGGAAGAAAAGCAGGCTTTTACGGTCCGGTTTCAGGCTCTGATTGAAAATACCTATATCAACAAGCTTGAAACCTATACCAATGAGAAGGTGGTTTACTTTAATGAACAGCGCAAAACGAAAAAGGACCGGGAATACGCAAAAGTTCAGACCCAGGTTATTACCTCTGATGGTACTGAAATTCCCATTGCGTACATGATGTACAGGCAGGGTAAAGATCCCTGGCTGGTGTTTGATATCAACATCGAAGGCGTGAGTATGGTTAATAATTACCGCGCTCAATTCGGTGAATTCCTTGACCAAAAATCGTTTTCAGAGCTTCTCAAAGATATTGAAGCAAAAAACATTTCTGAATAG
- a CDS encoding DUF2442 domain-containing protein: MAVIRMNTLTFQPHAKKLSFDSNNMWVELTDGCQLAVPLAYFPRLLNASQTQRADSITSGGGTGLHWEELDEDISVKGLLLGIGDSIQAAGKAS; the protein is encoded by the coding sequence ATGGCCGTTATTAGAATGAACACATTAACTTTTCAGCCACACGCTAAAAAATTATCATTTGATTCAAATAATATGTGGGTAGAGCTCACGGATGGATGTCAGCTTGCTGTTCCACTTGCTTACTTCCCACGACTCCTCAATGCATCCCAAACACAAAGAGCTGATTCTATTACCAGTGGTGGAGGTACCGGCCTGCATTGGGAGGAGCTTGACGAAGACATTTCAGTAAAAGGTCTTTTATTGGGAATTGGTGACAGTATTCAAGCTGCCGGAAAGGCATCATGA
- a CDS encoding NIL domain-containing protein — MYSKIVILDFPPQSSQRPIVCQLVKKYDLMFNILKARISSKKEGHMVLEISSAGKAAFNKGITYLKEQGVRVSTPEHKIYKDEEKCTHCGACTAVCPTDALYIKRPEMEVIFDLNKCSLCERCLLTCPVRAMGLFSDDLKETA; from the coding sequence TTGTATTCAAAAATTGTAATTTTAGATTTTCCACCGCAATCGTCCCAAAGGCCTATTGTCTGCCAACTGGTTAAAAAATATGACCTGATGTTTAATATCTTAAAGGCACGAATATCTTCCAAAAAAGAAGGTCATATGGTGCTTGAAATATCTTCTGCCGGGAAAGCTGCATTTAATAAGGGAATCACTTATTTGAAGGAACAGGGGGTCCGTGTATCCACGCCCGAGCATAAAATTTACAAAGATGAAGAAAAATGCACCCATTGCGGCGCATGCACTGCGGTTTGCCCTACAGACGCCCTGTACATCAAACGCCCTGAAATGGAAGTGATATTTGATCTGAATAAATGCAGTCTGTGTGAGCGCTGCCTTCTGACCTGCCCCGTCCGGGCCATGGGTTTGTTCAGTGACGATTTAAAAGAAACTGCCTGA
- a CDS encoding response regulator encodes MIRYFKISMALILMFVLIVTAAPCQARDFMVEFVEENYMENQDDYAGTPVIYHSFQVRSHAGLKMLVLTGEHHEYRKWLRRYVAQDKGFILKVPDNENDLFISSKVYETDVTNVHPFNPTIWSMKGSHVFDTKDVLDTQAWIIAGQEHILVLDQNNKRSELIDTVVKRMGYIGMISGDPEAALGIFRNQPEKFKMIIVNYDMPGMGSEAFVDKLLQLDHKIPILVETGYNNENIKRQYLSKFSGAGTVTVTPVALNRLQQTIKTLIKPEKETAEQPVNG; translated from the coding sequence ATGATACGTTATTTTAAAATTTCCATGGCCCTTATCCTGATGTTTGTATTGATTGTAACGGCAGCGCCCTGCCAGGCCAGGGATTTTATGGTTGAATTTGTTGAGGAAAACTACATGGAGAACCAGGACGATTATGCCGGAACTCCTGTGATTTACCATTCCTTTCAGGTGCGTTCCCATGCGGGTTTAAAGATGCTGGTGCTCACCGGGGAACACCATGAATACCGCAAGTGGCTGCGCCGGTATGTCGCCCAGGATAAAGGTTTCATTCTTAAGGTTCCTGATAATGAAAACGATTTGTTTATTTCTTCAAAAGTTTATGAAACCGATGTAACAAACGTTCATCCCTTTAATCCTACAATCTGGTCAATGAAAGGCAGTCATGTTTTTGACACCAAGGATGTGTTGGATACACAGGCCTGGATTATAGCCGGACAGGAGCATATTCTCGTACTGGATCAAAATAATAAACGCAGTGAACTCATCGATACTGTAGTCAAGCGTATGGGATATATCGGCATGATTTCAGGAGACCCTGAAGCAGCTTTAGGAATATTCAGAAATCAGCCTGAAAAATTTAAAATGATCATTGTGAATTACGATATGCCTGGTATGGGCTCCGAGGCCTTTGTTGATAAATTGCTTCAGCTTGATCACAAAATACCCATACTTGTAGAAACCGGCTATAATAACGAAAATATAAAGCGGCAATATCTGTCAAAATTTTCAGGGGCCGGGACAGTTACGGTTACACCTGTGGCGTTGAACCGTCTTCAACAGACTATAAAAACCTTGATCAAACCTGAGAAAGAAACTGCGGAACAACCTGTAAATGGATAA
- the mtaB gene encoding tRNA (N(6)-L-threonylcarbamoyladenosine(37)-C(2))-methylthiotransferase MtaB yields MKKKTFYIESLGCKVNQYESDGIAAQLEAHGLSRAGKGSPADICIVNTCAVTSRAGMQSRQETRKLIRENPDATMIVTGCHAQTDPEQFKKISGVNLIVCHQDKTLIPAYLTRATPEKDLFEFRKPEYGKNACFVGFDRPVSGKMTRAYLKIQDGCNQFCTYCIIPYARGASVSMPFDQVMAHVSGLNRQGFKEVILTGIHTGLYGIDLKPETSLTQLVKTLDEKQPVEQIRISSIEPHEITDDLINMARPGHILCDHFHIPLQAGDNGVLSRMKRPYSVEQFSKVIHSIHATLPHAGIGLDVIMGFPGETDKAFENTYKLVADLPVSYLHVFPYSPRKGTPAWHFTPKVPSDTAKKRAALMRELGEQKHKEFLKLNQGRILKGLIQNQRDRRTGMLKAVTTNYLTVFIKNEKGAYGNPDSLKGQIVNLKYDQCSNGNCLFGNIIP; encoded by the coding sequence ATGAAAAAAAAAACATTTTATATCGAAAGCCTTGGCTGTAAAGTTAATCAATATGAATCAGACGGCATTGCAGCCCAGCTTGAAGCCCATGGACTTTCAAGGGCAGGTAAGGGCAGCCCCGCTGATATTTGTATTGTCAACACCTGTGCAGTGACCTCCAGGGCCGGCATGCAATCCCGCCAGGAAACCAGAAAACTGATCCGTGAAAACCCCGATGCAACAATGATTGTCACCGGGTGTCATGCACAGACAGATCCGGAACAGTTCAAAAAAATTTCAGGGGTGAATCTTATTGTCTGTCACCAGGATAAAACGCTGATCCCCGCATATCTTACCCGGGCAACACCTGAAAAAGATTTATTTGAATTCAGAAAACCTGAATACGGCAAAAATGCATGCTTTGTGGGGTTTGACCGTCCTGTATCCGGTAAAATGACCCGAGCCTATCTAAAAATCCAGGATGGGTGCAATCAGTTCTGCACCTATTGCATTATCCCCTATGCCAGGGGGGCATCCGTATCCATGCCCTTTGACCAGGTCATGGCCCATGTTTCAGGCTTAAACAGGCAGGGGTTCAAAGAGGTTATTCTGACAGGCATTCACACAGGGTTGTATGGTATTGATTTAAAGCCTGAAACCTCTTTGACACAACTTGTAAAAACCCTGGATGAAAAACAGCCGGTGGAGCAAATAAGGATTTCCTCAATTGAGCCTCATGAAATAACGGATGATCTTATTAATATGGCGCGACCCGGGCATATTTTGTGCGATCATTTCCATATCCCTCTCCAGGCAGGAGATAATGGAGTATTGTCCCGTATGAAACGTCCTTACTCAGTTGAACAGTTTTCAAAAGTCATTCACAGCATCCATGCGACTTTGCCCCATGCCGGTATTGGACTTGATGTGATCATGGGCTTTCCCGGCGAAACCGACAAGGCGTTTGAAAATACATACAAGCTTGTGGCGGATCTGCCTGTATCTTACCTTCATGTATTCCCCTATTCACCGAGAAAAGGGACCCCTGCATGGCATTTTACCCCAAAGGTGCCGTCGGATACGGCAAAAAAAAGAGCGGCACTGATGCGCGAACTTGGCGAGCAGAAACATAAGGAATTTCTCAAATTAAACCAGGGCCGGATACTTAAGGGCCTGATCCAGAATCAAAGGGACCGGCGCACAGGAATGCTTAAGGCGGTCACCACCAACTACCTGACCGTCTTTATTAAGAATGAAAAGGGTGCATATGGCAATCCGGACAGCCTTAAAGGACAAATCGTTAATCTTAAATATGATCAATGCAGCAACGGCAACTGCCTTTTTGGCAACATTATTCCTTGA
- a CDS encoding HDOD domain-containing protein — translation MTIEEKRQGEKTIANAIALDILNSKLKIPPMPANGPKLMSLIRKPIDDIDVDDFVEIIDSDPGLLSMILQLANSVYFKGVDDIYSLRSAISRIGLKETIDSANLYFFQRMFPKIPKIEGFQAQEYWAFSWSCANAARRLGHPNLGMDVNPGELYIAGLLHGIGKLILAIQYPFEFSKCIQTAARLKLPIHAVELDEFGTTDTNIASTLLGIWNIPTRICTGIEFYQNPDLAPKKDRNIAVLIQFAYAVASMAGIGKNGDGCVTSLESTWIAGQSGLPLSKKEIQEAVVKEIQTSLQEKSESITGIAPRKQERGYESSKSKSTEANPSKTGIFFWIRSLFH, via the coding sequence ATGACGATTGAAGAAAAAAGACAGGGAGAAAAAACTATTGCCAATGCCATAGCATTGGATATTTTAAATTCAAAATTAAAAATACCTCCCATGCCGGCCAATGGGCCGAAACTGATGTCCCTAATTAGAAAACCAATTGATGATATAGACGTGGATGATTTTGTAGAGATCATTGATTCGGATCCAGGGCTTTTATCTATGATTCTTCAATTGGCAAATTCCGTTTATTTCAAGGGCGTTGATGATATTTACAGTTTGCGCTCAGCCATTTCCCGTATCGGACTTAAAGAGACGATTGATTCTGCCAACCTGTATTTTTTTCAGCGTATGTTTCCAAAGATTCCTAAAATAGAGGGATTTCAAGCCCAAGAGTATTGGGCCTTTTCCTGGTCTTGCGCTAATGCCGCAAGACGTCTGGGGCACCCGAATCTGGGCATGGATGTCAATCCGGGTGAACTTTATATTGCAGGATTGCTTCATGGTATTGGAAAATTAATTCTTGCAATTCAATATCCCTTTGAATTTTCAAAATGCATTCAAACAGCAGCCAGATTAAAATTACCCATTCATGCTGTAGAGCTGGATGAATTTGGAACTACAGACACCAATATCGCATCAACATTGTTGGGGATTTGGAATATCCCTACCCGGATTTGTACTGGTATTGAATTTTACCAAAATCCGGACTTGGCACCGAAAAAGGATAGAAATATCGCGGTATTGATTCAGTTCGCCTATGCCGTTGCCTCGATGGCCGGCATTGGAAAGAATGGCGATGGCTGTGTCACGTCTCTTGAATCCACATGGATCGCCGGGCAATCTGGATTACCATTATCCAAAAAGGAAATTCAGGAAGCCGTAGTCAAGGAGATCCAAACTTCCCTGCAAGAAAAATCAGAAAGCATCACCGGAATTGCCCCCCGAAAACAAGAGAGGGGCTATGAATCGTCTAAGTCAAAGTCGACTGAAGCCAACCCGTCTAAAACAGGCATTTTTTTCTGGATACGTTCGCTGTTTCATTGA
- the mnmA gene encoding tRNA 2-thiouridine(34) synthase MnmA, whose translation MSDSPVVAVALSGGIDSLVAGFLIKQRFKKVFGVHFTTGYEKNVPDVSALASVFGFPVHTIDLSREFETRVVDYFVSTYMAGRTPNPCLVCNVQIKFKALFDHAQKLGADLMATGHYATVVNRYTPGRKKIEQAWLERATDLKKDQSYFLSMLSPEILDRLVFPLADFTKSRVREFAGQHNLVPLVPHESQDICFLPDKHHGEFIIAKTNVFPKPGPVVDSQGKIVGSHQGLHKFTVGQRKGINIPGPAPYYVKKINMNTNTLHVCFKSDLAQKRMKVEQIVWNYPEKENIRNLTVKIRYGHKAAPARLDWDKILGIVTFDTPQNAVTPGQAAVFYHGNRVLGAGFIQ comes from the coding sequence ATGTCTGATTCTCCGGTTGTGGCTGTTGCCCTGAGCGGCGGAATAGATTCCCTGGTAGCAGGGTTTCTCATTAAACAGCGTTTTAAAAAGGTTTTCGGCGTTCATTTCACCACCGGCTACGAAAAAAATGTGCCAGACGTATCTGCCCTGGCATCGGTTTTTGGGTTTCCCGTGCATACCATAGACCTGTCCCGGGAATTTGAGACCAGGGTGGTTGATTATTTTGTGTCAACCTACATGGCTGGAAGAACACCCAATCCATGTCTTGTCTGCAATGTACAGATAAAATTCAAGGCGTTGTTTGACCATGCACAAAAGCTTGGAGCGGATTTGATGGCAACCGGCCATTATGCAACTGTGGTCAACAGGTACACCCCCGGCAGAAAAAAAATTGAACAGGCATGGCTTGAAAGGGCGACGGACCTGAAAAAAGACCAGTCCTATTTTCTATCCATGCTTTCCCCTGAAATTTTAGACAGATTGGTGTTTCCCCTGGCCGATTTTACCAAAAGCCGGGTCCGGGAATTTGCCGGGCAACACAACCTTGTACCGCTTGTGCCGCATGAAAGCCAGGATATCTGCTTTTTGCCGGATAAACATCACGGGGAGTTCATTATCGCCAAAACCAACGTTTTCCCTAAACCCGGGCCGGTGGTTGACAGCCAGGGCAAAATTGTGGGATCCCATCAGGGCCTTCACAAGTTTACGGTTGGCCAGCGCAAGGGTATCAATATTCCAGGCCCTGCACCCTATTATGTAAAAAAAATTAATATGAACACCAATACACTTCATGTGTGCTTTAAATCAGACCTTGCCCAAAAACGAATGAAGGTTGAACAAATAGTCTGGAATTATCCGGAAAAGGAAAACATCAGAAATCTGACCGTTAAAATCCGGTACGGCCACAAGGCCGCCCCCGCCCGCCTTGACTGGGATAAAATACTTGGTATTGTAACATTTGACACACCTCAAAATGCTGTAACGCCTGGACAGGCAGCAGTATTCTATCACGGAAACCGCGTATTAGGAGCAGGTTTCATTCAGTAA
- the rnhA gene encoding ribonuclease HI, with the protein MKYYAVARGRKTGIFTSWADAERQVKGFAGARFKSFKTKQEALAFLENPSYTKSASSTKNSDCTPKKKKYGHQQPANYEYPENAVIVYTDGGAIGNPGPGGYGVVFETGETFSGGFNLTTNNRMELLAVIVALEALEEETRPICLHSDSRYVVNGITKNWAKAWKRRDWKKSDGTPAMNPDLWQRLLDLLPGLDIRFIWVKGHAGNPLNEACDHLANSTARMPGLPDDTGYLKSRKDIA; encoded by the coding sequence ATGAAATACTACGCAGTGGCCAGGGGCCGAAAAACAGGTATATTCACATCTTGGGCCGATGCCGAGCGCCAGGTTAAAGGATTTGCAGGCGCCCGATTCAAAAGTTTTAAAACAAAACAGGAGGCCTTGGCCTTTCTGGAAAATCCATCCTACACAAAGTCTGCGTCTTCAACTAAAAATTCTGATTGTACTCCAAAGAAAAAAAAGTACGGGCACCAGCAACCGGCCAATTATGAGTACCCGGAAAATGCCGTGATAGTATATACGGACGGCGGGGCCATCGGCAACCCCGGTCCCGGGGGGTATGGTGTGGTATTTGAAACAGGGGAAACCTTTTCCGGCGGATTTAATCTGACCACCAACAACCGCATGGAACTTTTGGCTGTTATTGTAGCCCTTGAGGCTTTAGAAGAAGAGACCCGCCCCATCTGCCTGCATTCTGATTCCAGGTACGTTGTCAACGGCATTACCAAAAACTGGGCCAAGGCATGGAAACGCAGGGACTGGAAAAAATCCGACGGTACCCCGGCCATGAATCCTGATCTGTGGCAGCGTCTTTTAGATCTGCTGCCCGGTCTTGATATCCGGTTCATCTGGGTAAAAGGCCATGCTGGCAACCCCTTAAACGAAGCCTGCGATCACCTTGCCAATTCAACAGCTCGCATGCCCGGCCTGCCAGACGACACAGGTTATCTTAAAAGCCGCAAAGACATCGCCTAA
- a CDS encoding peptide chain release factor-like protein has translation MAGPDIKKIRALEKKMDHLGIYKKDILEKFIKSSGRGGQKVNKSSTAVFLTHLPTQLSVKFGKYRSQHLNRFMALRHLVEKIEQLKSGMPDAAVLKITRLKRQKQRRRKKAFKKVQGLRT, from the coding sequence ATGGCCGGTCCTGATATAAAAAAAATAAGAGCCCTTGAAAAGAAAATGGATCATTTGGGTATTTACAAAAAAGATATCCTGGAGAAATTTATAAAATCTTCGGGCCGTGGCGGTCAAAAGGTTAATAAATCTTCCACTGCCGTATTTTTGACCCATCTGCCCACCCAACTAAGCGTAAAGTTTGGGAAATACAGATCCCAGCATCTGAACCGGTTTATGGCCCTGCGACACCTGGTGGAAAAAATTGAACAGCTAAAATCCGGGATGCCCGATGCCGCAGTCCTGAAAATAACCCGGTTGAAAAGGCAGAAGCAACGGCGAAGAAAAAAGGCTTTTAAGAAAGTGCAGGGCCTTAGAACCTGA
- a CDS encoding pyruvate, water dikinase regulatory protein, translating to MKDMLGSGKFQMIYIVSCGEGVNAYHLVESTLVQFPDSNITVVKVPRIRTESQVDDLIDKVKDIESIIVHTIVDSNLRRYLTRQGMDNHIVTIDLMGPIISKIETFLDRPPLEIPGLYREIHLVNLEQVSAIDFALAHDDGLNPESLVEAEIVLIGLSRAGKTPLSMYMSVLGWKVANIPFVPGVPMPQSLDLVDRRRVFALNINPEQLQAHRRMRQESLGAKDIYAYSGREEIEREIEHAQKYYITKGFSMINVSNKPIETSAEEIIEMIMRRFKAQAHIRDFM from the coding sequence ATGAAAGACATGCTTGGATCGGGTAAATTCCAGATGATATATATCGTCTCCTGCGGTGAGGGCGTCAACGCCTATCATCTCGTGGAATCCACCCTTGTACAGTTTCCTGATTCCAATATTACTGTTGTAAAAGTTCCTAGAATACGTACGGAAAGCCAAGTCGATGATCTCATTGATAAGGTCAAGGATATTGAAAGTATTATTGTTCATACCATTGTTGATTCAAACCTTCGCAGGTATCTCACGCGCCAGGGCATGGACAATCATATTGTTACCATTGATCTGATGGGGCCTATTATTTCAAAAATAGAAACATTTCTTGATCGTCCGCCTTTGGAAATCCCGGGGCTCTATAGGGAGATTCACCTGGTGAACTTAGAACAGGTATCTGCCATTGATTTTGCCCTGGCTCATGATGACGGTTTGAATCCGGAGAGTTTAGTTGAGGCCGAAATTGTGTTGATAGGGCTGTCCAGGGCCGGTAAAACCCCCTTGTCAATGTACATGAGCGTTTTGGGGTGGAAAGTGGCGAATATTCCTTTTGTTCCGGGTGTTCCCATGCCCCAGAGCCTGGATCTTGTGGACCGGCGCCGGGTGTTTGCACTGAACATTAACCCGGAGCAGCTGCAGGCACACAGGCGAATGCGCCAGGAAAGCCTGGGGGCAAAGGATATTTATGCCTATTCCGGAAGGGAAGAAATTGAAAGGGAGATTGAGCACGCCCAGAAATATTATATTACCAAGGGCTTTTCTATGATCAATGTGAGTAATAAGCCCATAGAGACAAGTGCCGAGGAGATTATTGAAATGATTATGCGCCGGTTCAAGGCCCAAGCCCATATCAGGGACTTCATGTAA
- a CDS encoding DUF2442 domain-containing protein — translation MNSTKVENEPCAIRAWAEGRMIYLELTDGRIVGFPADRFKILKAASEVELKKVTIEVNGYALRWEELYEDLTVEGVVSGRFQLPLSEEAA, via the coding sequence ATGAATAGCACAAAAGTTGAAAATGAACCATGCGCCATTCGTGCTTGGGCTGAGGGTAGAATGATTTACCTTGAATTAACAGATGGTCGTATCGTTGGCTTCCCGGCAGATCGTTTTAAGATTCTAAAAGCAGCCTCAGAGGTTGAGTTAAAAAAGGTGACTATTGAGGTTAACGGCTATGCACTTCGTTGGGAAGAACTATACGAGGATTTGACTGTCGAGGGTGTTGTTTCGGGAAGGTTCCAGCTTCCTCTTTCAGAGGAAGCTGCGTAG